The proteins below come from a single Desulfovibrio litoralis DSM 11393 genomic window:
- a CDS encoding beta-ketoacyl synthase chain length factor, which produces MNEQLVIESIGVLGSFGHGIDALFNGLKQDVTISDSMTEGANFNANVPEILTDTSIIQEFIHPKKLRQVDHFTRLGLLSIFYALKNVGLSSENLQDTGIILVSGYGPIKRTFDFLNSIVEFGPKLASPLMFSLSVHNIPTATIALLLGQKTPYTTICQPKGAVLSGLQTAELWLKQRRVKKVLLVAIDEYNTIFHNLAYQLKLNSSLNTLENPNASLPYVLGESAVCFYLSLEQEENSHKTIITNFRKENITSQEHLNNFLGSDFPVCWIGKKTFQINNQLLSCNNTALLQLPTAQALSIALMASNIDDNALCCEKNIQCVEYCLDSTCYSVNIKKGVRQ; this is translated from the coding sequence ATGAATGAACAACTGGTTATTGAAAGCATAGGTGTACTTGGAAGTTTCGGACACGGAATTGACGCTTTGTTTAATGGTCTAAAGCAAGATGTTACCATCTCGGATTCTATGACGGAAGGTGCGAACTTTAATGCGAATGTTCCAGAAATACTCACTGATACTTCTATAATTCAAGAGTTTATACACCCCAAAAAATTGCGTCAGGTAGACCATTTTACACGTTTAGGCTTATTAAGTATCTTTTACGCTTTAAAGAATGTTGGTCTTTCCAGTGAAAATTTACAAGATACCGGTATAATTTTAGTTTCCGGTTATGGTCCGATAAAACGTACTTTTGACTTTTTAAACTCTATCGTTGAATTTGGTCCAAAGTTGGCATCTCCTTTGATGTTTTCTCTTTCTGTTCATAATATTCCAACAGCTACTATAGCCTTGTTGTTAGGACAAAAAACTCCGTATACTACTATTTGTCAGCCAAAGGGAGCAGTCTTGTCAGGTTTGCAAACAGCAGAGTTATGGCTTAAACAAAGGCGAGTTAAAAAAGTATTGTTGGTTGCGATAGACGAATATAACACTATTTTTCATAATTTGGCTTATCAGCTGAAGCTTAACTCTTCGTTGAACACACTAGAAAACCCAAACGCTTCGTTGCCTTATGTTTTGGGTGAATCAGCCGTGTGTTTTTATTTGTCATTGGAGCAAGAAGAGAACTCTCATAAAACGATAATTACAAATTTTAGAAAAGAAAATATTACTTCCCAAGAACACTTAAATAATTTTTTAGGTTCTGATTTTCCTGTTTGTTGGATTGGAAAAAAAACGTTTCAAATAAACAATCAACTTTTGAGTTGTAATAATACAGCATTATTACAACTACCAACAGCACAAGCCTTAAGCATAGCCTTAATGGCATCTAATATTGATGATAACGCGTTGTGTTGTGAAAAAAACATACAATGTGTGGAATATTGCTTAGACTCAACCTGTTATTCCGTTAATATAAAAAAAGGTGTTCGGCAATGA